One window of the Triticum dicoccoides isolate Atlit2015 ecotype Zavitan chromosome 3B, WEW_v2.0, whole genome shotgun sequence genome contains the following:
- the LOC119278616 gene encoding BTB/POZ domain and ankyrin repeat-containing protein NPR5-like: protein MDDTLKSLSMDYLNLLINGQAFSDVTFSVEGRLVHAHRCILAARSLFFRKFFCGAAADQAAAAAAAGSPGAVLMDHLSPRSPSGASASSPRGAGGSGSGSASAAAMAPGAVIPVNSVSYEVFLLLLQFLYSGQVSLVPQKGEPRPGCGERGCWHTHCPAAVDLALDTLAVARSFGVEELAVLTQKQLAGMVEKASIEDVMKVLMASRKQDLHQLWNTCSQLVAKSGLPPEVLAKHLPLDVVAKIDDLRLKSSMSRRSPFLAHHQQHQQHHHQGSVIEASAAELDDHNKIRRMRRALDSSDVELVKLMVMGEGLNLDEALALHYAVENCSREVVKALLELGAADVNHPAGPAGKTPLHVAAEMVCPDMVAVLLDHHADPNVRTVDGVTPLDILRTLTSDFLFKGAVPGLTHIEPNKLRLCLELVQSAAMVMSREDAAGNAPVPMYSDHHPGAGGGGVYSGTGGASTSMNLSLDNRMVYLNLGMDVMNHGDGGGDDGGSRSGQGGPSSLFSPHGFP, encoded by the exons ATGGACGACACCCTCAAGTCGCTCTCCATGGACTACCTCAACCTGCTCATCAACGGCCAGGCCTTCAGCGACGTGACCTTCAGCGTGGAGGGCCGCCTGGTGCACGCGCACCGCTGCATCCTCGCCGCGCGCAGCCTCTTCTTCCGCAAGTTCTTCTGCGGCGCCGCCGCGGACcaggccgccgccgcagccgccgccggctcccccggcGCGGTGCTCATGGACCACCTCAGCCCGCGCTCCCCCTCCGGCGCAtccgcctcctccccgcgcggcgcCGGAGGGTCCGGCTCAGGCTCAGCCTCCGCGGCAGCCATGGCGCCGGGAGCGGTGATACCGGTCAACTCAGTGAGCTACGAGGTGTTCCTGCTGCTGCTCCAGTTCCTGTACAGCGGGCAGGTGTCGCTGGTGCCGCAGAAGGGGGAGCCAAGGCCCGGGTGCGGCGAGCGCGGCTGCTGGCACACCCACTGCCCCGCCGCCGTCGACCTGGCCCTCGACACGCTCGCCGTCGCCCGTTCCTTCGGCGTCGAGGAGCTCGCCGTCCTCACCCAG AAGCAGCTGGCGGGCATGGTGGAGAAGGCGTCCATCGAGGACGTGATGAAGGTGCTCATGGCGTCGCGCAAGCAGGACCTGCACCAGCTCTGGAACACCTGCTCCCAGCTCGTCGCCAAGTCCGGCCTCCCGCCGGAGGTGCTCGCCAAGCACCTTCCCCTGGACGTCGTCGCCAAGATCGACGACCTGCGCCTCAAGTCCTCCATGTCCCGCCGCTCCCCCTTCCTCGCCCACCACCAGCAGCAccagcagcaccaccaccagggCTCCGTCATCGAGGCCTCCGCGGCCGAGCTCGACGACCACAACAAGATCCGCCGGATGCGCCGCGCGCTCGACTCCTCCGACGTCGAGCTCGTCAAGCTCATGGTCATGGGGGAGGGGCTCAACCTCGACGAGGCCCTCGCGCTGCACTACGCCGTCGAGAACTGTAGCCGGGAGGTGGTCAAGGCGCTGCTGGAGCTGGGCGCCGCCGACGTCAACCACCCGGCTGGGCCCGCCGGGAAGACGCCGCTGCACGTCGCGGCCGAGATGGTCTGCCCGGACATGGTGGCCGTGCTCCTCGACCACCACGCCGACCCAAACGTGCGCACTGTTGACGGGGTCACGCCACTTGACATCCTCCGCACGCTCACCTCCGACTTCCTCTTCAAGGGCGCCGTGCCGGGGCTCACCCACATCGAGCCCAACAAGCTCCGCCTGTGCCTCGAGCTCGTGCAATCGGCGGCCATGGTCATGTCCAGGGAGGACGCGGCCGGCAATGCGCCGGTGCCCATGTACAGCGACCACCATCCGGGCGCTGGCGGCGGTGGCGTGTACAGCGGCACCGGTGGCGCGAGCACGAGCATGAACCTGAGCTTGGACAACAGGATGgtgtacctcaacctggggatggaCGTGATGAaccacggcgacggcggcggcgacgacggcgggagCAGATCAGGGCAAGGAGGCCCCTCTTCGTTGTTCTCCCCTCATGGCTTCCCGTGA